Proteins found in one Pararge aegeria chromosome 12, ilParAegt1.1, whole genome shotgun sequence genomic segment:
- the LOC120628414 gene encoding protein ALP1-like, whose translation MVDIDLIMIALISEAEEEESEFTSAAEDRKIKRKFWVHELWKKRHILGEFRTLCSNDLSLDPRYFYDYYKMGLDKFENLVNILRPHIQKQETNLRIPISVEERISICLRFMTTAISFQALAQSYRVGYSTVLTIVHEVSAAIWKHLQPIVMPKPTQELWTKIEEEFRTIWNFPNCIGAIDGKHVNIRAPWNSGSLYFNYKKYFSTVLLAVVDAKYKFIIVDIGAYGRNSDSGILNNSKFGQRLQNNTIGIPPNKRLPGMIEEMPLVFVGDEAFPLSEHIMRPYPGNQVSDNHDKKIFNYRLSRARRLVESAFGILTQKFEVFQKKIKMQPMHLDSMILACTCLHNYVRENYELENLELPSDSILQDIRSVDYHTMTNAMVIRETFKSYFISEHGAVPWQTEMIRRC comes from the exons ATGGTTGATATCGATCTTATCATGATTGCTCTAATATCAGAAGCTGAAGAGGAAGAAAGTGAATTTACATCAGCAGCTgaggatagaaaaataaaacgaaaattttGGGTTCACGAGTTATGGAAGAAAAGACATATACTTGGCGAATTCAGAACACTCTGTAGTAATGATTTAAGTCTGGACCcaagatatttttatgattattataaaatgggtttagataagtttgaaaatttggtaaatattttgAGGCCTCACATCCAAAAGCAAGAAACAAatttaagaatacctatttccgTTGAAGAGCGGATATCAATATGCTTGAG ATTTATGACTACAGCAATTAGCTTTCAAGCCTTAGCTCAAAGTTATCGAGTTGGATACAGCACTGTTTTAACAATTGTACATGAAGTTTCCGCAGCAATATGGAAACATTTACAGCCAATTGTCATGCCGAAGCCAACACAAGAATTATGGACTAAAATAGAGGAGGAGTTCAGAACCATATGGAATTTTCCTAATTGTATAGGGGCAATTGACGGTAAACACGTCAATATAAGAGCTCCCTGGAATAGCGGCAGTTTGTACttcaattacaaaaaatattttagtactgTCTTGTTAGCTGTTGTTGACGCAAAGTACAAATTCATTATTGTTGACATCGGAGCATATGGACGTAACAGCGATAGTGGCATATTAAACAATTCTAAATTTGGACaacgattacaaaataatacgaTTGGTATACCGCCTAATAAAAGGTTGCCAGGTATGATAGAGGAAATGCCACTTGTTTTTGTAGGAGACGAAGCATTTCCCTTGTCCGAACACATCATGAGACCATATCCTGGAAATCAGGTGTCTGACAATCATGataagaaaatttttaattatcgcTTAAGCCGAGCAAGGCGCTTAGTAGAAAGTGCTTTCGGAATTCTGACACAAAAATTTgaggtttttcaaaaaaaaataaaaatgcaaccaATGCATCTTGATTCTATGATTCTTGCATGCACATGTTTGCATAATTACGTAAGAGAAAATTACGAACTCGAAAACTTGGAATTGCCAAGTGATAGTATATTACAAGATATACGGTCAGTCGATTACCATACTATGACAAATGCCATGGTGATCAGAGAGACattcaaatcttattttatatccgAGCATGGGGCAGTACCATGGCAAACTGAAATGATCAGACGATGTTAA
- the LOC120628416 gene encoding uncharacterized protein LOC120628416 produces the protein MDEDEKLIYLVQKYDCLFNVKAKTYSDKNCRKNAWQKVSGEMQISEAECQKRWKRIRDCYKKAIRLRQFKSGSARSNDKPIRFEKELEFLKPYLQNKPQTSNLESSEENDVNTDTDTNLSVASPSRPESQLSSHSDTTRKKSQPLSQMLFAQYLENKKTEEDPTDTFFLSMSKTVKRMPIQMQVLLKRQILLLVTDAEIKVASNEMCTFQPETTNINSTQANTSSSIGYTTELRTESESLQLQSNSTNCISNSNTYKMQPNTGYYTTQLPTIYTPSNTYSMQSKTSSSSNSIIPNQFENSTSSRYRVEDRMEDLDLPPSPYIPLPIGTTTRQQRDGDNDYS, from the exons ATGGACGaagatgaaaaattaatttatttagtacagaAGTATGATTGTCTGTTTAACGTCAAGGCGAAAACCTACAGTGATAAAAATTGTAGGAAAAATGCCTGGCAAAAAGTAAGCGGTGAAATGCAAATTTCTG AGGCAGAGTGTCAAAAGCGGTGGAAAAGAATTCGAGATTGTTACAAGAAAGCAATTAGGCTAAGACAGTTTAAGAGTGGTTCTGCTAGATCAAATGATAAGCCAATAAGATTTGAAAAAGAATTGGAGTTTTTAAAACCATACTTGCAGAACAAACCACAGACGTCTAACTTAGAGAGCTCCGAAGAAAATGACGTAAACACTGATACCGACACAAACTTGTCCGTTGCGTCGCCATCTCGACCCGAATCACAATTATCCAGTCATTCCGATACTACTCGAAAGAAGTCACAACCACTATCACAAATGTTATTCGCacaatatttggaaaataagaaaacagaAGAAGATCCAACGGACACTTTTTTTCTCTCTATGTCCAAAACGGTTAAACGGATGCCAATACAAATGCAAGTGCTACTGAAACGACAGATATTGCTTTTAGTAACTGACGCGGAAATAAAAGTTGCTTCGAATGAAATGTGCACCTTTCAACCTGAAACAACTAATATCAACTCAACGCAAGCAAATACTTCTTCATCCATCGGCTATACAACAGAACTACGAACCGAATCAGAAAGTCTTCAGCTACAATCTAATTCCACTAACTGTATTTCTAATTCCAACACTTATAAAATGCAGCCAAATACCGGGTATTATACAACACAGCTACCAACCATTTATACTCCTTCTAACACATACTCAATGCAGTCAAAAACGTCATCCAGTAGCAACAGCATAATCCCTAATCAGTTCGAAAATAGCACTTCTTCGAGATATCGTGTGGAAGATCGTATGGAAGATCTCGACCTGCCACCTTCACCATACATACCATTGCCGATTGGGACGACGACGCGGCAacaaagggatggtgataatgacTACAGTTAA